The bacterium genome segment CCAGGACGTGATCGACACCGCCGCGGTGCTGCAGATGCGCGACGGCCTTCGCCACGTGACCGCGCGGATGTTGGACGTCGCGTCGGCGTGCGCCGCCTTGGCGGAGCGGCACCGGCGGACGCCGATGGTCGGCCGAACGCTCCTGCAGCAGGCCGTGCCGATCACGTTCGGGCTGAAGGCGGCGCGTTGGCTCGGGCTGGTGACGCGCTCGGCGGAGCGGCTGGCCAGGCTGCGGGTGCGTACCCTCGCCGTTCAGTTCGGCGGCGCGGCGGGCACGCTCGCGTCGCTCGACCGGAACGGCGTCCGCGTCATGGAGTTGCTGGCCGCGGAATTGGGGCTCGCGGTGCCCGAGCTTCCGTGGCACGCCGAGCGCGACCGGATCGCGGAGGTCGCCGCCTCGCTCGGTATCGCCGCGGGGGCGATGGCGAAGATCGCGACCGATGTGGCGCTGCTCGCGCAGACCGAGGTCGGGGAAGTGGCGCCCGCGCCGGGGGAGGCGGGCCGCTCCTCCGCGATGCCCCACAAGCGCAACCCGGTGGACGCGACCGCCGCGCTCGCCGCCGCGCGGCTCGCGATCGGCGTCGTGCCCGTGATCTTTCACGCGATGGCGCAGGAGCACGAGCGCGCAGTCGGCGGCTGGCAGGCGGAGTGGCGGGCGGTGCCCGAGCTCTTTCGGTTCACCGGGGGCGCGGTGGAGGGAGTCGCCCGCGCGCTGCGCGTCCTCGCCGCCGCCCCCGGCCGGATGGCGGCGAACCTGGCGCTGACGGGCGGGTTGATCATGGCGGAGGCGCTGACGATGGCGCTTGCACCGCACGTGGGGCGGGACGCGGCGTACCGGCTCGTGCAGGCCGCCTGCGATCGCGCCGCCGGGACCGGCGCCGACCTCCGTACCGTCGCCGCGCAAGACGAGCGGATTCGCGCGGCACTCACTCCGGACGCGATGGCGCGGGCGTTCGACGCATCCGAGTACCTCGGGAGCGCCGAGGCGTTTATCGATCGGGCGCTGGCGCACCATCGGACGGTGCAGGCGGCGGAGGCCGGCGGGGCGTAGCGATGCGTACCCAGGTGGGCATCGTGGGAGCGGGGCCCTCAGGGCTGCTGCTCTCGCATCTGCTCCATCTGCGCGGGATCGAATCCGTCGTCGTGGAGATCCGAAGCCGGCAGTACTGCGAGACCCGCATTCGCGCGGGGGTGCTCGAGCAGGGCACGGCGGATCTCCTGTCGGCGTCGGGCGTGGGCGCGCGCATGGCGCGCGAAGGACTCGTGCACCACGGCATCGTGCTGCGTTTCGGCGGTCGCGATCATCGGATCGACCTGAGCGGGCTCACCGGCGGGCGGACGATCACCGTATACGGCCAGCACGAGGTCGTGAAGGATCTGATCGCGGCCCGCCTGAGCGCGGGCGGCGGCATCTTTTTCGATGTCCAGGACGTCGAGGTGCTCGACGTCGACACGCCCGCACCGCGGATCCGCTTTGACCGCGGCGGGGTGGCCCAGGACCTTCGGTGCGACTTCATCGCCGGGTGCGACGGGTTTCACGGGGTCTGCCGCCCGACGGTACCGGCCGGCGTGCTCACGGCCTACGAGCACACGTTCCCGCTCGCCTGGCTCGGTATTCTCGCCCAGGTGCCGCCCGCGTCCGATGAGCTGATTTACTCGAGCCACGAGCGCGGGTTCGCGCTCCTCAGCATGCGGTCGCCGGAATTGTCTCGCCTCTACCTGCAGTGCGCTCCGGACGAGGACATCAACGGGTGGTCGGACGAGCGGATCTGGGACGAACTGCGGCGGCGGTTCGAGCGGGACGATGCCTGGACGCTCAGGGACGGACCGGTGGTGCAGAAGGGGATTACCGCGATGCGCAGCTTCGTCGTCGCGCCGATGCAGTACGAACGTCTCTTCCTCGTAGGCGACGCCGCGCACATCGTGCCGCCGACGGGCGCCAAGGGGCTCAATCTCGCGGCCGCCGACGTCGCGGTTCTCGCTCGGGCGCTCGAGACATTCTACACAACGGGGCGGACCGATCTCTTGGCGCGCTATTCCGACGTCTGCCTGCGACGCGTGTGGAAGGTGCAGCGGTTCTCGTGGTGGATGACGTCGATGCTCCACCGGTCCAGCGATGGGGAGTTCTTCGACCGGCTCCACCGCGCCGAGCTCGATTACATCACCGGCTCCCGGGCCGCGTCGACGGCGCTCGCCGAGAACTACGTCGGCCTGCCGTTCGACGACGACTGACGGGGCGCCCGGTCACCGCCGTCCGCGGCCTGGGGTTCGCGCGGCCTCACCGCGCTCGACGCTCTCGGG includes the following:
- the pobA gene encoding 4-hydroxybenzoate 3-monooxygenase yields the protein MRTQVGIVGAGPSGLLLSHLLHLRGIESVVVEIRSRQYCETRIRAGVLEQGTADLLSASGVGARMAREGLVHHGIVLRFGGRDHRIDLSGLTGGRTITVYGQHEVVKDLIAARLSAGGGIFFDVQDVEVLDVDTPAPRIRFDRGGVAQDLRCDFIAGCDGFHGVCRPTVPAGVLTAYEHTFPLAWLGILAQVPPASDELIYSSHERGFALLSMRSPELSRLYLQCAPDEDINGWSDERIWDELRRRFERDDAWTLRDGPVVQKGITAMRSFVVAPMQYERLFLVGDAAHIVPPTGAKGLNLAAADVAVLARALETFYTTGRTDLLARYSDVCLRRVWKVQRFSWWMTSMLHRSSDGEFFDRLHRAELDYITGSRAASTALAENYVGLPFDDD
- the pcaB gene encoding 3-carboxy-cis,cis-muconate cycloisomerase; the protein is MFASPELSRLFSAPAHLQRMLDVEAALARAEARAGLIPADAAAAIAACCRLDLFDVEAVYRDAVLAASPAVPLARMLTALVGGEAGRFVHWGATSQDVIDTAAVLQMRDGLRHVTARMLDVASACAALAERHRRTPMVGRTLLQQAVPITFGLKAARWLGLVTRSAERLARLRVRTLAVQFGGAAGTLASLDRNGVRVMELLAAELGLAVPELPWHAERDRIAEVAASLGIAAGAMAKIATDVALLAQTEVGEVAPAPGEAGRSSAMPHKRNPVDATAALAAARLAIGVVPVIFHAMAQEHERAVGGWQAEWRAVPELFRFTGGAVEGVARALRVLAAAPGRMAANLALTGGLIMAEALTMALAPHVGRDAAYRLVQAACDRAAGTGADLRTVAAQDERIRAALTPDAMARAFDASEYLGSAEAFIDRALAHHRTVQAAEAGGA